In one window of Canis aureus isolate CA01 chromosome 36, VMU_Caureus_v.1.0, whole genome shotgun sequence DNA:
- the FZD7 gene encoding frizzled-7, giving the protein MRGPGAAAARSPLGLCTLALALLGALPAGAGAQPYHGEKGISVPDHGFCQPISIPLCTDIAYNQTILPNLLGHTNQEDAGLEVHQFYPLVKVQCSPELRFFLCSMYAPVCTVLDQAIPPCRSLCERARQGCEALMNKFGFQWPERLRCENFPVHGAGEICVGQNTSDGSGGAGGGPTAYPTAPYMPDLPFTALPPGAADGRGRAAFPFSCPRQLKVPPYLGYRFLGERDCGAPCEPGRANGLMYFKEEERRFARLWVGVWSVLCCASTLFTVLTYLVDMRRFSYPERPIIFLSGCYFMVAVAHVAGFLLEDRAVCVERFSDDGYRTVAQGTKKEGCTILFMVLYFFGMASSIWWVILSLTWFLAAGMKWGHEAIEANSQYFHLAAWAVPAVKTITILAMGQVDGDLLSGVCYVGLSSVDALRGFVLAPLFVYLFIGTSFLLAGFVSLFRIRTIMKHDGTKTEKLEKLMVRIGVFSVLYTVPATIVLACYFYEQAFREHWERTWLLQTCKSYAVPCPPGHFPPMSPDFTVFMIKYLMTMIVGITTGFWIWSGKTLQSWRRFYHRLSHSSKGETAACSHGWCVLQTHRRKTSDSPHQEEEATPLHSVQNIF; this is encoded by the exons ATGCGGGGCCCCGGCGCGGCCGCGGCGCGCTCGCCCCTGGGCCTGTGCACCCTGGCGCTTGCGCTGCTGGGCGCGCTGCCCGCCGGCGCCGGGGCGCAGCCGTACCACGGCGAGAAGGGCATCTCGGTGCCGGACCACGGCTTCTGCCAGCCCATCTCCATCCCGCTGTGCACGGACATTGCCTACAACCAGACCATCCTGCCCAACCTGCTGGGCCACACGAACCAGGAGGACGCGGGCCTCGAGGTGCACCAGTTCTACCCGCTGGTGAAGGTGCAGTGTTCTCCCGAGCTGCGCTTCTTCCTGTGCTCCATGTACGCGCCCGTGTGCACCGTGCTGGACCAGGCCATCCCGCCGTGCCGCTCCCTGTGCGAGCGTGCCCGCCAGGGCTGCGAGGCGCTCATGAACAAGTTCGGCTTTCAGTGGCCCGAGCGGCTGCGCTGTGAGAACTTCCCCGTGCACGGCGCCGGCGAGATCTGCGTGGGCCAGAACACGTCCGACGGctcggggggcgcgggcggcggcccCACGGCCTACCCGACTGCGCCCTACATGCCGGACCTGCCCTTCACCGCCCTGCCCCCGGGGGCAGCTGACGGCAGGGGCCGCGCTGCCTTCCCTTTCTCGTGCCCCCGCCAGCTCAAGGTGCCCCCCTACCTGGGCTACCGCTTCCTGGGCGAGCGCGACTGCGGCGCCCCGTGCGAGCCGGGCCGAGCCAACGGCCTGATGTACTttaaggaggaggagaggcgCTTTGCCCGTCTCTGGGTGGGCGTGTGGTCGGTGCTGTGCTGCGCCTCGACGCTCTTCACGGTGCTCACCTACTTGGTGGACATGCGGCGCTTCAGCTACCCCGAGCGGCCCATCATCTTTCTGTCGGGCTGCTACTTCATGGTGGCCGTGGCGCACGTGGCCGGCTTCCTGCTGGAGGACCGCGCCGTGTGCGTGGAGCGCTTCTCAGACGACGGCTACCGCACGGTGGCGCAGGGCACCAAGAAGGAGGGCTGCACTATCCTCTTCATGGTGCTGTACTTCTTCGGCATGGCCAGCTCCATCTGGTGGGTCATCCTGTCGCTCACCTGGTTCCTGGCAGCCGGCATGAAGTGGGGCCATGAGGCCATCGAAGCCAACTCGCAGTACTTCCACCTGGCCGCGTGGGCTGTGCCCGCTGTCAAGACCATCACCATCCTGGCCATGGGCCAGGTGGACGGGGACTTGCTCAGCGGGGTGTGCTACGTGGGCCTGTCCAGCGTGGATGCGCTGCGGGGCTTCGTGCTGGCGCCCCTGTTCGTCTACCTCTTCATTGGCACGTCCTTCCTGCTGGCCGGCTTCGTGTCCCTCTTCCGTATCCGCACCATCATGAAGCACGACGGAACCAAGACCGAGAAGCTGGAGAAGCTCATGGTGCGCATCGGCGTCTTCAGCGTGCTCTACACGGTGCCAGCCACCATCGTCCTGGCCTGCTACTTCTACGAGCAGGCCTTCCGCGAACACTGGGAGCGCACCTGGCTCCTGCAGACGTGCAAGAGCTACGCGGTGCCCTGCCCGCCTGGCCATTTCCCGCCCATGAGCCCCGACTTCACTGTCTTCATGATCAAGTACCTGATGACCATGATCGTGGGCATCACCACCGGCTTCTGGATCTGGTCCGGCAAGACTCTGCAGTCTTGGCGCCGCTTCTACCACAGACTCAGCCACAGCAGCAAGGGGGAGACTGCG GCTTGCTCACATGGCTGGTGTGTTTTACAAACACACAGAAGGAAAACCAGTGACAGTCCTCACCAGGAGGAGGAAGCCACGCCGCTGCACTCTGTGCAGAACATCTTTTAA